The Plasmodium gaboni strain SY75 chromosome 5, whole genome shotgun sequence nucleotide sequence ataagaaaagaaaataaatatctttattatgAAATGAAGGGTAgtgaatattatttacaaaaaaaatatttaaatttttttttaatagaaaaaaaagaaaatataaaaacaaatattaatttaatagACACAActatagatatattaaattataaaaatattttgttaatacaaatatgtaaatatgaaataaatatattatattataaaaatacatatatattgataaaaaatattcctTTTGATAATGCTATTAAAAGTTGTAAATTAAtagaaaattatttaattatcttatatgaaaattataattcttctatatatgtattaaataaaaatattataaaacaatgtctacatattattaaaaatataatttttttatataatatatgtactCTTCAttgtttaatatatgaaaataaacaagaggaaataaatatatttagctttatcaaatttttaaaagaacaaaatattttacatacaaataaaaattcattACACAAACGTATTAgtaacaataatattaatgatacatataatatattatgtgatgataaagaaaaaaagaatgaggaatttttttttgatcattttaatatatataatatatttcaaataaaaaatatatatatgctatacgattttataaaaagcaaacatattaatatagataatatatttcaattatatattcctaatataaaaaatattgaatGTTTGTCaacattatattataagaaaggacatatatatttatcatacttgtctaatacaaataaaacatttaatatttttgatatcagaaggaaaaaaataatttttaaaagtaaCAATGTAATGGGGGTTcctaaatatatatataatacaataaataaaaaatcaaacttaaaaaaaaagaataaaggaaaaataataaaatatgacGACAATAGcattgataataataataataataataataatgtgGAGGAAGGGagtaagaaaaaaattaatcaaaatgacaaatcatttataaattatttggattcagaaaaaattattaatattttattttttaaattaaataaggattattttttaatcaTATTTTTGACAGGTAGAccaatattaatatataaatcttttttttcagtaaccaaaaaaaaaaaaaataataatttattctCAAGTCTgaaatttaaaatatttgttcATAAATTTATTCAACCGTTGATGAGTAATAGTTTATATCTTTCAAAAAATCGAAACgttaatattaataataaaatgtttgatgataataattacaaGGGTTCATATATACTTTTGGATGAATCTAATTTTAAATCGTCtacaaataaaatgaaaaataaaaaaataaaaaataaaaacaaaacaaataaaaacaaaacaaatgattattataataattgtaatgttttttataattGTCTTATTGTATATCcatatatagatataaacCAAATGACAAGAAATATTagtgatgataaaaatatatcaaaagaaatatttcaaaaagatataatgaatagttattatattaattatcctatattattattatctaatTATAAGGgcaaattatatatacatcCTTTGAATAAAGAAAAACTACAACGATgttatgataataataaagaagaggaagaaacaaatgaaaacaagaataattacaatatatatcatgcatataataatatattatataatatcaaaGATATTTATGGTCATATAAAAGGTTTACATAAAATAGATAAGAATGAATTTATAAGTTTctcaaataataaatttcAAATATTTAGTATAAATGAtagtaaatataattatgttaTGTCTAAATCCACACAAGTTACTATCAGATCAGATTTTTTTCATACATCCAATAAGAAACATGAACAAACatatgaaataaatgataatcatcataataaaaataataatagcTATTTGTGTTATCAAGATGATAATGAGACATACGTTGgatatattaattcatattgtaatccatattatatcaacatacaaaatgatataatattttttttaaaaggTTCCAACTTAATAAATCTGTCACTTAATGATAACTTTTCAACCAAAAAAATGTTATCCTACCcatatattcataaaatatgtatatcGAAGGATGATTATGTTTTGAAGAAAGCACACAAATGTGGAGGAGACTATAACATgccaaaaaaaataaaatgcattaatgaaataaatgacaacaataataataatagtaataataatagtaataataataataataatagtaataataataataataataataataataataataataataattgtgatgatgataaatatgtaaataaaaaaaattgttttAATTCAACATATAATCTTTCATATGATATCACATATGGAAAGGTTCTAGCAGTTGTTGTtagaataaaatatgatgaatattattgtttgaagaaattattaaaaaaaagaattaattTACAGAAagatgaaataaaaaataatactttatatgaaaatgaagaaatacAATGTATAcctaatatatatttagatGATTGTATTAATAATCAATATACACATCAAATGAAAAGATTTTTACCTGTACATACAGAACATACAACAAACAATTTGaaagatgataatatattaagaaaaaataataaattaattcAATGTGTTAAAacatatacaaaatattataaattattattatatcatgAAAATAgtaaacatatatatggttattatatttttgaacATAGTGAAGAAATTCAATGTGTCTCTTTTGGATACcttaataataaagaatatatttatataagCACTGGATTAAATATTAACGAACGAATAGAGACACaaggaaatatatatatactcGATTTTAGTAGtatattctttaaatttaataaaaattatttagacacatattttaattcttcCCATAATATTGATGAAATTTCAAAATCAATTGATACgattcaaaaaaataacaaaaataatgaagCAGTCAGCCATATAGGAATTATAAAATCagaaacaaataataataataataataataatcatcTCAATAATGATGGCAACCATATAACTGATCCTAATCAAAAGgaagatatattaaatactgataattcaaataatcAAACCAAAActtttaaaaaaggaaaGCTACTAGTTTACATgaaaaaaacatataacAATTGTGTGTCTCAAATCTTACCCTTTTATGTTCACAcagataattataataataataatacatacggaggaagaaattataaaactattataaaaaatgaaggaaaggaatattttctaaatattgaagataaatataataattattgGAATGATATGAAAgattatcataataaatCTTATAGTAATATTCTTCATTGTATTAATTCGAAACTTTATATACATGAAGTTAATGATAACGATTTCACTAAAGGTGCTTTTcttgataataatttttatattagtgatattaaaataatgaaaaattttattataattgctgatttatttaaaggcatttttattaatatgtataattatGAAGAACAATATGATAGTCGAAGTATTATTTCCATATCcaaaaatttttatagtAACAAtctaaatatattatgttgtcattatattatattcaattcttttatatcaATCATTGCTATGGATGTTTATAACAACTTTATTGTCTTctcatataaaaattatcaaGATATTGATaatctttatatattcaattattttaattttaatagAAGAATTGTTAAATTTATTAACGCCATAAATAAACAAGATAACTCAAACATTGCTCTCTCCTTATCAAACGATGGTAGTATACATTTATTTCATCCATTAAATCATAAACGttttcttttctttaaagaaatatataatattacaaagAAATATATCTTTCCAAATCTAGCTCTAAATGTTAATACTCATTTAAAACCAGACTTATTCATCCAATCCATTGTATTAAatttgtataaaaaaacGGATAGCTATTTGgtcaaaaatattttatttgatgACTTGTTaaggtaaaaaaaaaaaaaaaaaaaaaaaaaaaaaaaaaatagcTAGCTCATATGTAActaaacaaatatatatttcaatatatatatatatatatatatatgtatatattatttatttgtttgttttatttttatgcAGACAACTTCCGTTTTACTCTAGCGAAGTGCTATACGAGttattttatgaaaagTCCAACTTGCTTCAGCATATAACCATAGTAATTccataaaaaaaaaaatatatatatatataatatatattatatttattatatatacatttatatttatttatttatttatttatttatttattttttctcttCAGGGGGAGTTTTTAAATGAGCTCCATGCATTGAGCCTAAATTAAATCATTTGTTATAACTCTAAAATTATTCTAAGATTGGCAGTGTTgtcaatatttttattcttgaattaatattttatatatatatttttttttttaaattattgATTGTTCcattttatcatttttattcattaCTTATTAATAAACCTTTAAcatatcataatatatatatatgtatgtatgtatttatttattgttatatattattatttttattttaaaattaaaattctttaaaagtatattttaatattttattagCTTCATAAATGTTATCTTTTAAGACTGTccttaaaaaatatattacgTTAAGAATTAAcacaattttttttttctttaagAACACATGGAAAATGTACTAAATAAAAGGCatttattctttttcatgaatacataaacatatatctatctatataaatatatatatatatatctttttctCATTTAAGAGGAAAAATAgcaaaagaaaaaaaaaaaaatatattaaaaattattaatatatatacatatatatatgtttgaTGGTACACGTACACACcttgaaaatatatttttttttttttttttttttttttctgtcataaaaaaataaacaattatatatatataaaaggatagtttttataatatgtatataaaataattaaatataaataattatatatatatatatatataatatatatataatatattaaaatttatgtatatttgGTTGCTAATTTTGCACATGCTCCTAAAGCAATTTTAATCATATTTTCTAATTGGTGAGGAACTAAATTATTGTCGAAATCACCTTCATCCCATTTGAATGGACATCCATCAACAATAAGAATACCACCTGTTTTAACATTTCTTAAGGTTCCTATAACCATAAGAGTAGCTAGCTCCATTTCTACAACAGCAGCATTAGCTTTAGAATAATCTTCTAATCTTGAAGGAAGAATTTTATTTGGATAATACATATCTGATGATACACTAATACCATTAAAAACTGGAACGTTTAATTCTTTTGCACATTTATTTAAAGTATCATAAACATCAAAATCACCAACTGCTGGGAAATCTCCatgaattaataaatgaGAAACTCTATCTTCCCTCACAGCTGCATTACATACACATATATCACctctttttattaaatcTGGTTGAAGAGATCCACAAGAACCTGCACGAATAATTACTTTAGCTCCATTTTGACATAGTTCTTCAAAACATACAGCACAACCTGCTGAACCTACACCATGACTAACACATAAAAATTTCTGACCCTTATAATGACATTCTACACTTTTGTATTCTCTATTGTATGCTAAATCAACATATGAATCACATACTACTTTAACCTTGTCAACTCTTCCTGGATCTCCTACAACTAAAACAACTGGTGTTATTTGTTCCTTGGTTAATTTTAAATGACGTATAAGATTATCCATTTTAAAGAATTcttaattatatatatgtatatggaaaaaaaattactAACACtgtataaaatatatattatatatatatatatatatatatatatatatttttaagtatttttaaaataatagtttttatgataaaaaatataaattaaaattaaaaaataattataatattttttatacaataatatttataaacatattttatgaaaCGTGAGAAtacaaaaagaaattattattattttgtttttttaataataaaaatatatttaattccaaaaataaaaataaaaaataaataaaaaaaaaaaaaaaatataattatattaatacatacatacatatatatatatatagaaatatagaatataaaatattgttgatacataatatatatatatatattatatgtataaaaaaatttaatcGTTATTTTGTAGGgattttatatatatgtcatAACATATACTACCgtgataaaaaaaaaaaatataaaaaaataaagaaaaaagaaagaaagttataattttatttaaaaatagCTAAAAATCACATATTTATGCaacatttataaaagattattttcttttattttttttttttttttgagCATAATAGcatattataaaagaaatatagGAAAGgatttcttttttttttttttttttttttttttttttttttttttaacttttttttaattttttttataaatttaaaaataaaaattttataNNNNNNNNNNNNNNNNNNNNNNNNNNNNNNNNNNNNNNNNNNNNNNNNNNNNNNNNNNNNNNNNNNNNNNNNNNNNNNNNNNNNNNNNNNNNNNNNNNNNNNNNNNNNNNNNNNNNNNNNNNNNNNNNNNNNNNNNNNNNNNNNNNNNNNNNNNNNNNNNNNNNNNNNNNNNNNNNNNNNNNNNNNNNNNNNNNNNNNNNNNNNNNNNNNNNNNNNNNNNNNNNNNNNNNNNNNNNNNNNNNNNNNNNNNNNNNNNNNNNNNNNNNNNNNNNNNNNNNNAAAggatttttttttttttttttttttttttttttttttctttattacaacttttttaaatttgGTTGATAAagttaaaaataaatatattatatatatatatatatataatatagcattacaaaaaaaaatactagtagaaatataaataaaaaaaaaataggttaattaattaaatgttaaaataaaaacatattaaaatgaaaccttaaaaaaaaatattaaaataaaaaattaaaaatcACGCCAccatataaattattttaaataagtgacaacatatatataatatatatatattatatagatatatattgaataacgtatattttatatatataattattttattttcattatatcAATGTATCTCCATATAATTCTTTTCctattttataaattattaattattatatttcaataataatacttctctacatataaatatatatatatatatatatatatatatatatgtaatacCTGAAAATATTGTGCATACTCTTTAATATACTTATCATTTCAAATGATCATTTTTTCGTTTGTTTTTGGAATTCATGTTATCCAACGCTATTAAACTGATGTTCGCTCGTAATTCCTGAATTccaaaatattttaaacTTGAAAcattatgtatatattcatttatattaaagTCACACATTTCGTAATTCAAATTATTGTAgttcttatttttatttttattttcattgTATACTTTTactttctttttataattatcaatAATAGAAAGGATCTTGATCATTAAGTTATGCAATCANNNNNNNNNNNNNNNNNNNNaaaaaaaaaaaaaaaaaaaaaaaaaaaaaaaaatagcTAGCTATCAactaaaaatatatacctattaaattatacatatatggcataataaagaaaagtATATTaggaaaaataaattgtatacatttttattcttcaaaaaaatatatatatatatatatatatatatatatatatatatatatatttatgtatatttatttattttgttacGTTAAGTTTGTCAATTTTAGTTATGATAATTTGGAATggtattttttttgttattagcatatctaataaaataaaatcataAGTACTAAAAGATTCAGTGGACTCAATTAAACACAAAGCACGTTTTAAGTTCTTTGCTctatttaaatattcttcAATTAATATAGACCAGTTATTTCGTAATTCCTTTGATACTTTTGCATATCCATATCCAGGTAAATCCACAATAgataaataatttaataaattgaaaataaataaatgcCGAGTTCTTCCCTGcacaatttttttttttttttcataaaataatgaaatgaaaataagaaaaataaatatacacacatacatatatatatatatatatatatataaatatttatatatcaatgtctatatgttttatatttactGGTGTATTGGATGCTTGTGAAACTTCTCTATAATTCAGTAACGCATTTATTAAACTGGACTTTCCAACATTTGAACGACCAAATATAGCTATCTATATgtgaaatatttaaataggataattaaaataaaatatacatatatatatatatacatacatatgtgtaacatattttaagtcttatatttttaagaacttttaatttcattttattttttataaattgTATACTTGAGGAATATTTGATggtttatatttatgaattGTTTGAGCTACATACACAGGATGTGCAATAATTTTagaattaaatattatatttgcTTTTTTAATCTACAATAATATGAAGAAAGTATAAATGtacacataatatatatttacataaacatttatttattaattttttttttttttatttctttttaaattaatacatattCGTCTCCTAGCCAAAATGgattttcttcattatttaaaaaattaatgtTTAGAAATGGTTTAGCCAAGTAAGGTATTActacaaaaaataaaatatatattatatatatatatatatatatatatatatattttaattttaattttacaaatttccttttttttttttttttttttcctttataCCTTTTGTAGACgtttcattttttatgaatacACGTTTggatatatttatcatttttataatggTAACTTCCAATGaaattcattttatttcattttattttttatggAGAAAAGACCTctgatataaatataaaaaaaaaaaaaaaaaaaaaaaaaaactggaaataaaatagaaattCACTTCATATTTGTAAATAACagtaataaaatattttattaaaatattcaaaaaaatataatatcatatatattacatgGCTTAATAAAgatgtataaatataacattatattacttttttttcaaatgataaaaaaatatggtatatatttttttatatatacagaaataatttattgagcacatataaaattataacatcttaaatataatattatgataaatatatatatatatatatatataatatttatataaaatattattatatatctattaatttttttccatttttttacatataaacaaataaataattatatatatatattataatcCTTATTacatgaaaaaaataaaataataataataatttttttttttttttttttttattattattattattattatatataacaaaattaaaatataactttattcatttgaggaattatcaaaattatgttatttttcttatccacctttatttttttatatctattatttattttgtaataaCCTTTATACatttgtaatttttttttcattccctttatatatatatataatatatacaatcTAATTAATAATGGCAAGAtttaatatgtaataataaatatgttcATTGTGATATATTgtcatataattattttaaaagaatagaataataaatgttttcatttatttttttttttcatttctttcTACATAAACTGGAAGCAATATAAAAGTCAAGAtatttatcaaaaaaaaaaaaaaaaaaaaaaaaaaatgttacCGTTTAGACCTTTAAGTCAGTTTGTTTTTCAGTTTTTGATCATAACATCAACAGCATTGGGTAAAGCATTTATACAAGTaagttttaaaaaatgaaaaggattaaatataaataaataaatatatatatatatatatatatatatatatatatatatatatataaacgTAGTAGTTATTTATAAACATTCTAATTACCCCTACAACATCAGTATATTCATGTAGatattaatataacaataaaCGTGTAcattgtttttatttattattttttatattttttaaattgGGCATTTCTGAAAAAatcaataaataaatatattatatatatatatatatatatatatgtttatatttatatttaattatttatttgatttgTTTATACCTATTTTTATAGGCTTATAgagaaataataaaaaataaacacaatacacattttataaaagaaaaatacAACCCTTGTATGAATATAGAAGAAgctttaaatatattaaacgTGGATAAAAccaaaatatataaaaatttaaataaagaagaattAATGTCTTTAAAAGATGAAATAACAAATAGACACTTgattttaaataaattaaatgaGAAAAATGGACCATACAATGGTTCTGCctatatacaaaaaaagGCCAGAATTGCAAAGGATATTTTGTTTCAGCATTTAAAATTACAATAAAAAGAGAAAAcaacaaatatatatatatatatgtatatatatgtgtatgtatatttttgatataCCTTTATATTTGGTTActatattttaatttatttttaatttttttttttttttttttttttgtgatgtataaaaatatatacatattatttatatatatttacatatttgtattattaaaattCTGAAATTTTAAACCCacaaaattaatttttttaaaattatatatataaaagaatagCAGATAAGTttgtatattaaaatataaatttatgtatatctgtaattcatattttattatgataaaataaaattaaaatgcaactatattattatgcacaattagaaaatttatatcaatatattatttatttttttttttatatatttttatctataatttattttgaaatTGTTATCatgttttgttttttttaaataaactacgcataatataaatataaatatatatatatatatatatatatatatattatatatatgttgtattttttttgaactacattttaaaaataaacttttaatttaaatgaaaaataaaataaagcatacgtattatatatatatattaatataatgtTTATATACTGGACGacaaaaaaatgttaaatatgtttatatatacatgttAGTACCATTTGTTTATAATAACTTGAAGAATCaaattatttcttttcaCGTTTTTCTTTTCTGCTTTGTTCTAAAgttatattatcatattttcttttttttaaataattgGAAAATGTTATGGTTGGTATTTTCTGAACAATTAAGGCGTTTTCTTTTCCTCTTGGATATTTTTGCATGTAATAGTCAATATCAAAATGTCTCTTACAACtattataattcatatatcTAATTTTTCCGAATATATTTCGTTCATTCCAACTTTGATCATGTATTGCCATAATTGAGGACATGATTGAAACATATCCATATGGACTTTTTGCATCAATAGCAAAATCATCATTTAATTTCATGGCATATTTTAAAGCTGTTTTCGAATTGCCTGACCAGTTCAGAATTTGTTTGCACCAATACATTCTCAAAAATTCATGAATTATACCTTCATTAATTAATTGCAATTGAGCACAATTCCATAAATCTTCATGTGTCTTAGCATTTTTGAAGTCTTcataatcatataaatattctCTTTTATCTGCATCgtgtttttttaaagaatcTTTTGCCCAGTCTTTTCCTCCATTAAAATTgtcataatttttattgtaATAACAGAAATTGTCAGCTAGCTCTTTTTTCATTACCATTTCTTCGTTGAATGTTTCTTTTCCACGGATGGTGTTAATGGAAGGGAAGTTGTGTGCGTACTTGTTGACTTCCAAAACACACctaaaaaatataataaaatgaaaaaaataaaaaataataaaaaaaataaataaataaaaaataatgtaataCATATATCTTCAACAGGGTTAAGAATAATACGAAACGGAAggtataatatatatatatatatatatttttatttttttatttttttatttttttatttttttccaaATTTTTCCTATTACCTTTGAGATGAGATAATTCCAAAGTTAATATAAGGTGTCAAGAGATTAGTCATTTCACTGTTGGGATCATTTTTCTTCAagttatatttttccaATTTGTGTGAACAGAaattttgtaatatttCATGAGCCTTTTCCTCAGTACATACAAAGTTCAATAAGACAGGACAAGGAATATATACTGTGAGTTTATTAAAAACTTCAGATATAGAAAATGGTTCAGgatatttaataatttgaTCAAACATTTCTAATTCTATATATTCAATAAGAAAAGTTGAAAGATGTGTTTGTATTTTTGGTTTTATAGTTCTTGAAGAATTTTCTTCTATGTTAGATGTTAGCCACATGGGAACAATATTATGTGAATCCActtgaattatttttattttttttttatttgataattCTACTAAATtttgtataaatattttagTCTGATTTAGGGGATTAAAATCACAAATAATAGTTTTTATTTCATGAATTCTTAGAAATTCCATAAATTCATCTATCATATAAATTGCTAATACATAAAATGGTATAttcaattttattttcatgttttcttctaaattttttaaaaccTTTAATTTGATATCTATATGTCTTTTAGGAAATTCTTCTTTTCTATTTAAATAGGTGCATGCATATAAattagtttttttttttttggcTTGTTCATATGCATATATGAGGGC carries:
- a CDS encoding hypothetical protein (conserved Plasmodium protein, unknown function) — encoded protein: MIDIKIEELRNSSEADHLEYGNLLNDKSIEFVVIKNKDLYIYRYDKEKKDIYLLYETKLNAPILRVVILKDVFLNKKRKCISGILLIYKNLHFIIYKYNKFLNSLVVVLRHTFNREIKFSSLFYNLPCAINYIHKYDNYKYXXXXEKKNYTKYILKKKKKKIKLNLLLNKDNENNKLLSNNKRSHVEDMIINENDDEYKKELYFLNNYCLNFNKKKIIKSKKNKINFCEFSITFSYNFKTLYTLFYTTKKKNIEVTKGNEKNDKMRKEIQTNYFSKDIYLDNISKIKLHKIYKNFVFIKKIFYHDNLANVLIQRDAINVGQRKVEELNLKLVTLRIEKNKFDMVELLNNIPNDIVDILKYKNIVICICYDYIYIINMISYKKVVYFFNKTCYINEIFDSIKDNCLFYDYTYFNINFRIIKVHMKNNNIFLLNKKYIIHGHVSKDLNDFINLMRWNRIYKFMSTIKTSTFFYISKYFYFVYSYDGIGGVSDICVIRRKEEIKTKNKNNKIKKNDINQKKINSHIFRKRKNINTFSSAPNKRAKNEDIENKLFQHDKIIQHDKIIQHDCYSYDDDDNKKKNTFVDFIEEAQKVKPTNNDNILIQRKRSTRNDIIQIKKKKKKKKNINKKLKYYKRNNNFLFDLLNYLNKNINVNEYTKELNNKKYDLLFQKYKKKIKILENHFSKINAHGNIEYSSPLFLLKKKKKIKIKIKINDNIKDVNGKTTNNDMSNDITNIITDDMSNNNFNIHKDTPLNEEEILIQKSQVKDKDNENIKSRNSKHKIQNNNNNDNNLFFSKVDKISCKGILIDIYKLYDHFSSIYKSVYISLIGRKKKSAIHKIFFELPLDIKLDIEFLQCYIKNIHCSELLQKERIQVCDKEYRRNDKKFKDTHVQYILLNLTEEEKCNNNKKEINDIYKMKKLKNYHKDKLICDKKNDYIKEKNDRYILLCIDNINFLKTTRANEYFILYENNKLKRNLFLRQFSERISLLYKYDNNDNDNNNNNNNNDNYEVGRNHSDIFINNLNDVMYSDDEHIEDKESTQNDPHCYNNLSLLKGEKDEDIIDDIKEIDNNINLIDKNKNDFNDINRDNYFCSDKIMYIIKNNSNYKSMNIKNKNNNEEIYISNTLMSIEKYLFFFKNTNLNYFNNKHVLFYLKKIYFPYIILYEHNDIICNPKKDNYINEKKNINTRHHINIHYEDINNDIYKYNNKEDQNFVNKSSFYLSYKRIRKENKYLYYEMKGSEYYLQKKYLNFFLIEKKENIKTNINLIDTTIDILNYKNILLIQICKYEINILYYKNTYILIKNIPFDNAIKSCKLIENYLIILYENYNSSIYVLNKNIIKQCLHIIKNIIFLYNICTLHCLIYENKQEEINIFSFIKFLKEQNILHTNKNSLHKRISNNNINDTYNILCDDKEKKNEEFFFDHFNIYNIFQIKNIYMLYDFIKSKHINIDNIFQLYIPNIKNIECLSTLYYKKGHIYLSYLSNTNKTFNIFDIRRKKIIFKSNNVMGVPKYIYNTINKKSNLKKKNKGKIIKYDDNSIDNNNNNNNNVEEGSKKKINQNDKSFINYLDSEKIINILFFKLNKDYFLIIFLTGRPILIYKSFFSVTKKKKNNNLFSSLKFKIFVHKFIQPLMSNSLYLSKNRNVNINNKMFDDNNYKGSYILLDESNFKSSTNKMKNKKIKNKNKTNKNKTNDYYNNCNVFYNCLIVYPYIDINQMTRNISDDKNISKEIFQKDIMNSYYINYPILLLSNYKGKLYIHPLNKEKLQRCYDNNKEEEETNENKNNYNIYHAYNNILYNIKDIYGHIKGLHKIDKNEFISFSNNKFQIFSINDSKYNYVMSKSTQVTIRSDFFHTSNKKHEQTYEINDNHHNKNNNSYLCYQDDNETYVGYINSYCNPYYINIQNDIIFFLKGSNLINLSLNDNFSTKKMLSYPYIHKICISKDDYVLKKAHKCGGDYNMPKKIKCINEINDNNNNNSNNNSNNNNNNSNNNNNNNNNNNNNNCDDDKYVNKKNCFNSTYNLSYDITYGKVLAVVVRIKYDEYYCLKKLLKKRINLQKDEIKNNTLYENEEIQCIPNIYLDDCINNQYTHQMKRFLPVHTEHTTNNLKDDNILRKNNKLIQCVKTYTKYYKLLLYHENSKHIYGYYIFEHSEEIQCVSFGYLNNKEYIYISTGLNINERIETQGNIYILDFSSIFFKFNKNYLDTYFNSSHNIDEISKSIDTIQKNNKNNEAVSHIGIIKSETNNNNNNNNHLNNDGNHITDPNQKEDILNTDNSNNQTKTFKKGKLLVYMKKTYNNCVSQILPFYVHTDNYNNNNTYGGRNYKTIIKNEGKEYFLNIEDKYNNYWNDMKDYHNKSYSNILHCINSKLYIHEVNDNDFTKGAFLDNNFYISDIKIMKNFIIIADLFKGIFINMYNYEEQYDSRSIISISKNFYSNNLNILCCHYIIFNSFISIIAMDVYNNFIVFSYKNYQDIDNLYIFNYFNFNRRIVKFINAINKQDNSNIALSLSNDGSIHLFHPLNHKRFLFFKEIYNITKKYIFPNLALNVNTHLKPDLFIQSIVLNLYKKTDSYLVKNILFDDLLRQLPFYSSEVLYELFYEKSNLLQHITIGEFLNELHALSLN
- a CDS encoding purine nucleoside phosphorylase, coding for MDNLIRHLKLTKEQITPVVLVVGDPGRVDKVKVVCDSYVDLAYNREYKSVECHYKGQKFLCVSHGVGSAGCAVCFEELCQNGAKVIIRAGSCGSLQPDLIKRGDICVCNAAVREDRVSHLLIHGDFPAVGDFDVYDTLNKCAKELNVPVFNGISVSSDMYYPNKILPSRLEDYSKANAAVVEMELATLMVIGTLRNVKTGGILIVDGCPFKWDEGDFDNNLVPHQLENMIKIALGACAKLATKYT